One region of Purpureocillium takamizusanense chromosome 4, complete sequence genomic DNA includes:
- a CDS encoding Choline dehydrogenase (CAZy:AA3~COG:E~EggNog:ENOG503NWR9~SECRETED:SignalP(1-19~SECRETED:cutsite=SSA-VH~SECRETED:prob=0.8274)), producing MRFFTVSTLLALLPGLSSAVHLTGYDFIVVGSGAGGGPLAARLALAGHKTLLLEAGDDQGQNTNYTVPAYSARASEDGALAWDFFVRHYADDARQARDYKTSYRTKEGGIYTGLSPPAGAEMLGTLYPRTGTLGGCTTHNALVAIYPHRSDFEHIASLTGDASWSPDNMRKYFVRMEHNRYLLPLLAKSKGHGFDGWLSTETAPLTIPLEDPQLLSLVLGGTFALGNYTHTIFNLASVLAGDANADSAARDRDGGYYMIPISAGGGVRVGSRDFVVTVRDAKNADGSKKYPLDVRLNAHVTKILFDESGDSEPRATGVEFLDGQYLYKASPRHRAGDKGTPGSASAKHEVIIAGGAYNSPQLLKLSGVGPAAELSRFGIKVVKDLPGVGTNLQDHYEVVVQGSVPKDFAALKGCTFKDDPAEDACLNRWQHPVLNNRGTYASNGLAVSMLFKSSASATPEYDAFVFGGPVNFRGYFPGYSINITARHDTFSWAILKSHPRNTAGSVTLRSADPLDVPDIVYNYFDTGVGDAAADLQALRESITLARDAFKRQLVPVKEILPGSEVKSEEQMDDYIRDTAWGHHASSTCPIGRADDPMAVLDSSFRVYGVKGLRVVDASVYPRIPGTFTAVSTFMVGEKAADVILSQMAK from the coding sequence ATGCGCTTCTTCACCGTCTCaaccctcctcgccctcctcccgggcctctcctcggccgtccACCTCACCGGCTATGACTTCATCGTTgtcggctccggcgccggcggagggcccctcgccgcccgcctcgccctggccgggcacaagacgctgctcctcgaggcaGGCGACGACCAGGGGCAAAACACAAACTACACCGTCCCCGCGTactcggcgcgcgcgtccgAAGACGGGGCCCTGGCGTGGGATTTCTTCGTGCGGCActacgccgacgatgcccgcCAGGCGCGCGACTACAAGACGTCGTACCGCACCAAGGAGGGCGGCATATACACGGGCCTGAGCccccccgcgggcgccgagatGCTCGGCACGCTGTATCCCCGGACGGGCACCCTCGGCGGGTGCACGACGCACAACGCCCTCGTGGCGATATACCCGCACCGCTCCGACTTTGAGCACATCGCCTCGCTGACGGGCGACGCGTCGTGGTCCCCCGACAACATGCGCAAGTACTTTGTGCGCATGGAGCATAACCGCTACCTGCTCCCGCTTCTCGCAAAGAGCAAGGGCCACGGCTTCGACGGCTGGCTGTccacggagacggcgccccTGACCATCCCGCTCGAGGACCCCCAGCTGCTCAGCctcgtgctcggcggcacGTTTGCGCTCGGCAACTACACCCACACGATCTTCAACCTCGCCTCGGTactcgccggcgacgccaacgccgactcggccgcccgcgacagGGACGGCGGGTACTACATGATCCCCatctcggcgggcggcggcgtgaggGTCGGGTCCAGGGACTTTGTCGTCACGGTCCGCGACGCCAAGAACGCGGACGGCAGCAAGAAATACCCCCTGGACGTGCGGCTCAACGCGCACGTCACCAAGATTCTGTTTGACGAGAGCGGTGACTCAGAGCCACGCGCCACGGGCGTAGAGTTTCTCGACGGACAGTATCTCTACAAGGCGAGCCCGCGGCATcgggcgggcgacaagggcACCCCCggctccgcctcggccaagCACGAAGTCAtcatcgcgggcggcgcgtaCAACTCCCCGCAGCTCCTCAAGCTGAGCGGCGTGgggcccgcggccgagctcTCCCGCTTCGGCATCAAGGTCGTCAAGGACCtgcccggcgtcggcaccaACCTGCAGGACCATTACGAGGTCGTCGTGCAGGGCAGCGTGCCCAAGGACTTTGCCGCGCTCAAGGGGTGCACCTTCAAGGACGACCCTGCCGAGGACGCCTGCCTGAACCGCTGGCAGCATCCCGTCCTCAACAACCGCGGCACCTACGCCTCCAACGGCCTGGCCGTGTCCATGCTCTTCAAGTCCTCCGCGTCGGCCACCCCCGAGTACGACGCCTTTGTGTTCGGCGGGCCCGTCAACTTCCGCGGCTACTTCCCCGGCTATAGCATCAACATCACCGCCCGGCACGACACCTTTAGCTGGGCGATCCTCAAGTCCCACCCGCGCAACACCGCGGGGTCCGTCACCCTGCGCTCCGCCGACCCCCTCGACGTCCCGGACATTGTCTACAACTACTTCGAcacgggcgtcggcgacgcggccgccgacctccAGGCCCTGCGCGAGTCCATTACCCTTGCCCGCGATGCCTTTAAGCGCCAGCTCGTGCCTGTTAAGGAGATACTGCCCGGTTCCGAGGTCAAGTCCGAGGAGCAGATGGACGACTACATCAGGGACACGGCCTGGGGGCACCACGCAAGCTCGACCTGCCCCATCGGACGCGCGGACGATCCCATGGCCGTCCTCGACTCTAGCTTCCGAGTCTATGGAGTCAAGGGCCTCAGGGTCGTGGACGCGAGCGTCTATCCGCGGATTCCGGGCACCTTTACCGCCGTGTCGACGTTCATGGTCGGTGAAAAGGCGGCAGACGTCATTTTGAGCCAGATGGCAAAGTGA
- a CDS encoding uncharacterized protein (EggNog:ENOG503PZV3): MCKPYRSIHPLCRHPLARGWHHWAVEPCRVALFTGRECWIPVDLPLAMIEDRVWGGGEDDDDGGGGGSGKLCKWCAKKGKDDDAHEVTKSAKKTSSAS, encoded by the coding sequence atgtgCAAGCCCTACCGCTCCATCCACCCCCTCTGCCGCCACCCCCTCGCCAGGGGCTGGCACCACTGGGCCGTCGAGCCGTGCCGCGTGGCCCTCTTCACGGGCCGCGAGTGCTGGATCCCCGTGGACCTCCCCCTGGCGATGATTGAGGACCGCGtttgggggggaggggaagacgacgatgacggcgggggcggcggcagcggtaaGCTGTGCAAGTGGTGCGCGAAGAAaggcaaggacgacgacgcgcacgAGGTGACAAAGTCGGCCAAGAAGACTAGCAGCGCCTCGTAG
- the AGP2 gene encoding general amino acid permease agp2 (COG:E~EggNog:ENOG503NVN6~TransMembrane:11 (n5-13c22/23o65-83i95-122o142-165i172-195o201-225i296-317o352-372i393-415o427-450i470-494o506-523i)) → MARDAAAAAAAAASDRSPPTYASDQEKGLSGGSDGPKDVLAAAIGPVGRGVPSRDATHRKLKSRHIQLIGIGGTIGTALYVQIGKGLLKGGPASLFLAFAFWCTFILAVTLCMAEMVTYLPISSPFIRFAGRYVDEAFGFAAGWNFFVFEAALVPFEVVACNLILHFWTDAIPTAAVIVVIIVLYALINVLAVQWYGETEFWAAVGKVLLAVGLIVFTFIVMLGGNPTGDRFGFRYWREPGAFAELYYDGALGKWLGFLQCLIQAAFTIAGPDYVSMAAGEAENPRVVMPRAYNAVFYRLTAFFVLGALCVGILVPYDDKDLAAAFKNAEPGAAASPYVVAMNRLRIGVLPHIVNAMVLTAAFSAGNSYVYCASRSLYGLALEGKAPKFMTTCTRAGVPVYCVGFVLCFALLAFLQLQSNTAKVLDWFVSLVTASQLINFAVVCATYLFWHKALRAQGISRDSLPYKAWLMPAAAWYGLAGTFVMAFVGGYTVFLPLPGYWNVPDFLFAYTMIPVFPILYFGWKIVHKTRILKPDEVDLLKDKATIDEYELNYVAAPPKNLFEKVLDKLFG, encoded by the exons ATGGCgcgcgacgcagcagcagcagcggctgcggctgcttctGATAGATCCCCCCCGACCTACGCCTCGGACCAGGAAAAGGGCCTctccggcggcagcgacgggcccaaggacgtcctcgccgccgccatcggccccgtcggccgcggcgtgccgAGCCGGGACGCCACCCACCGGAAGCTCAAGTCGCGGCACATTCAGCTCattggcatcggcggcaccATTGGCACTGCTCTTTAT GTCCAAATCGGCAAGGGCCTCCTCAAGGGCGGCCCCGCcagcctcttcctcgccttTGCCTTTTGGTGCAccttcatcctcgccgtcacgCTCTGCATGGCCGAGATGGTCACCTACCTGCCCATCTCGTCGCCCTTTATCCGCTTCGCCGGCCGctacgtcgacgaggcctttggcttcgccgccggctggaacttcttcgtcttcgaggccgccctggtGCCCTTTGAGGTGGTGGCCTGCAACCTGATTCTGCACTTTTGGACCGACGCCATcccgacggccgccgtcattgtcgtcatcatcgtcctctacgccctcatcaacgtcctcgccgtccagtGGTACGGCGAGACCGAGTTCtgggccgccgtcggcaaggtgctgctcgccgtcggcctcatcgTCTTCACCTTCATCGTCATGCTCGGCGGCAACCCCACGGGGGACCGCTTCGGCTTCCGCTACTGGCGCGAGCCGGGCGCCTTTGCCGAGCTCTACTACGACGGCGCCCTGGGCAAGTGGCTCGGCTTCCTGCAGTGCCTCATCCAGGCCGCCTTCACCATCGCCGGCCCCGACTAcgtctccatggccgccggcgaggccgagaaccCGCGCGTCGTCATGCCCCGCGCCTACAACGCCGTCTTCTACCGCCTGACGGCCTTtttcgtcctcggcgccctctgcgtcggcatcctcgtcccctacgacgacaaggacctcgccgccgccttcaagaacgccgagcccggcgccgccgcctcgccctacgtcgtcgccatgaaCCGCCTGCGCATCGGCGTCCTCCCCCAcatcgtcaacgccatggtcctgaccgccgccttctccgccgGCAACTCGTACGTCTActgcgcctcgcgctccctctacggcctggccctcgagggcaaggcccCCAAGTTCATGACCACGTGcacccgcgccggcgtccccGTCTACTgcgtcggcttcgtcctctgcttcgccctcctcgcctttTTGCAGCTCCAGAGCAACACGGCCAAGGTCCTCGACTGGTTCGTctccctcgtcaccgcctccCAGCTCATCAActtcgccgtcgtctgcgccaCCTACCTGTTCTGGCACAaggccctgcgcgcccaGGGCATCAGCAGGGACTCGCTGCCCTACAAGGCCTGGctgatgcccgccgccgcctggtaCGGGCTCGCCGGCACCTTTGTCATGGCCTTTGTCGGCGGCTACACCGTGTTCCTACCCCTGCCGGGCTACTGGAACGTGCCCGACTTTTTGTTTGC GTACACCATGATCCCCGTCTTCCCAATCCTGTACTTTGGCTGGAAAATCGTGCACAAGACGCGCATCCTCAAGCCGGACGAGGTGGacctgctcaaggacaaggccacCATTGACGAGTACGAGCTCAACTAcgttgccgcgccgcccaa AAACTTGTTTGAAAAGGTTCTAGATAAGCTGTTTGGCTAG
- a CDS encoding uncharacterized protein (EggNog:ENOG503P1VS~SECRETED:SignalP(1-21~SECRETED:cutsite=ALA-FN~SECRETED:prob=0.6911)~CAZy:GH128~COG:O), which translates to MYTKNLVALAAVAGLAEQALAFNSHRHLHRAADAAAADKRDMVTHWVTVYETAFVTEGGKQDSKPAATNYVVNNAPPAPSPAPQKAAPPPPPPAAPTTLLTSAKPVVNAQVSHPPPPPPPVKEQVAPTPAAASPSKAAAPSAGGNGGSSKSSLTSKRGIAYNDPGMANIFGGTCKACSWAYNWGSNPGSLNKNLNFIPTLWGDRPAFTANWDADAEKAIANGAKALFSFNECDNGGQANMPPTTAAAAHAKYMSKYAGRVPIGAPSITNSGNPHEGVEWLKEFMAACDGSSKCPVDFCNVHWYSPAEYADTLFTHLEAAHKACGGRPLWLTEFAPTAGDEGSFLKKVIPKLESLDYLHGYSYFMVANDKLMSSATSLSSPGQVYAAV; encoded by the coding sequence ATGTACACCAAaaacctcgtcgccctcgcggccgttgccggcctcgccgagcaggccctgGCCTTCAACTCGCACCGCCACCTGCaccgtgccgccgacgccgccgccgccgacaagcgCGACATGGTGACGCACTGGGTCACCGTCTACGAGACCGCCTTTGTcaccgagggcggcaagcagGACTCCAAGCCCGCGGCCACCAACTACGTCGTCAACAACGCTCCCCCCGCGCCttcgccagcgccgcagaaggccgcgccgcctcctccgccgcctgctgcgccgacAACGCTCCTCACGTCGGCCaagcccgtcgtcaacgcccaggtcagccacccgccgccgccgccgcctccggtCAAGGAGCAGGTTGCACCGACCCCCGCCGCTGCTAGCCcctccaaggcggcggcgccgtctgcCGGTGGCAACGGCGGTAGCTCCAAGAGCAGCCTGACCAGCAAGCGCGGCATCGCGTACAACGACCCGGGCATGGCCAACATCTTTGGCGGCACGTGCAAGGCGTGCTCGTGGGCGTACAACTGGGGCTCCAACCCGGGCTCCCTCAACAAGAACCTCAACTTCATCCCCACGCTGTGGGGAGACCGTCCCGCCTTCACCGCCAACtgggacgccgacgccgaaaAGGCCATTgccaacggcgccaaggccctcTTCAGCTTCAACGAGTgcgacaacggcggccaggccaacatgccgcccaccaccgccgccgccgcccacgccaaGTACATGAGCAAGtacgccggccgcgtgccCATCGGCGCCCCCTCCATCACCAACAGCGGCAACCCccacgagggcgtcgagtgGCTCAAGGAGTTCATGGCCGCttgcgacggcagcagcaagtgCCCCGTCGACTTCTGCAACGTCCACTGGTACTCGCCCGCCGAGTACGCCGACACCCTCTTCACccacctcgaggccgcccacaaggcctgcggcggcaggcccCTCTGGCTCACCGAGTTTGCGCccaccgccggcgacgaaggcaGCTTCCTCAAGAAGGTCATCCCCAAGCTCGAGTCCCTTGACTACCTCCACGGCTACTCGTACTTCATGGTCGCCAACGATAAGCTCATGTCGAGCGCCACCAGCCTGAGCTCTCCCGGCCAGGTCTACGCCGCTGTCTAA
- a CDS encoding uncharacterized protein (EggNog:ENOG503NXXC~TransMembrane:1 (i38-60o)), with translation MAEPSGALKPGNGAAHANGKLNGKPANARTTVRQRRGFMAWAVSLLARLATWSVILTILFRCPSSLEACDESSPLICKHYFRARNAVSPHVQPYYDQYAAPYVDVARPYYDTVNSRVLTPTRVYAVQYSAPWVKKGQDFARAQWETNGQPQVARIQELTQARYDQSIAPHLNKASELVGPYYDIAKTNGLQLYFDYLVPSYKFVHPYALQGYGAASGFATDTALPAAYWAWNKTNVFLDTSVWPQLRVLYVDNVEPQLLRIGERLGRYKNQTKSRVLPEKGYSAPPDAVSSSFSKPTPQSLTTPSAAAEEAIASTTTELEEPTETPSNYANPVEAPPPAENESDKRRRAREMVAQDLELWQNKFAAQAEEGAADMEDRVDEIARRMVEENVKGTGSGLVKELEATIESELAALKTKISSIVEEDSETADAKAVAAVRVAGVAIKKAAQIIRGWREDYDAELQETVIGAADVHFQILDETRGLALQQIGMKWAWTDGVTYKDWAKYHELKNTLTQWTDELKQLIVSHPTLLEAQDAAAQVEEEGMTIATTAAKELARLKEVARWKILAKDATENFESEAMRLAAEAAQKKEEVKETVAEQLDEAQQILGDAAEAGSLSVEDLSSAIEEAATATAEHVADAASAATSVVVNEASVAAEAVKEQLSAASSMASSGVFGEETEETPVARAEPAEPIEEPIILGSPDEVGDTDSTETTAAVEEKPADTIITEAADSDAAAEEPSESSTEPEDGPTKPSETPKVHAAMFGAAAQKVSQRGPILDNEPEGDLIGSATSAAQDAYSNAVSLASDKYSSAMSIVSAQVYGTPKPVHDQLFASVSAAYETAVAAASNKLKDAVQAASTGVYGKPKPTATSPVNWHKVEAIAAQRLNEGRMWAEIQYQSALLAMGLAAPTPTSGSEKLVNQAKLQYYAGLGLAQDRYMSFVSAASSAWSSVTATPTPTDFVGSASSIASVASESASSVAHAAGEAAESAYSAATEGVMSAAKEVEDSFASVVDAAGEQIYIAGSAIAERWDDIVAEISGNVYGEPTAIGWFEGLIDGAASATKTVGEGVSSAADAAVTARAKAEDQYSAMGEMLSELVSGKEPAFTESVWSRFQAVYSTASASASSVASEASARAASVGSKVGSAASQATEAVKESVQHARDEL, from the exons atggctgaGCCCAGCGGCGCCCTCAAGCCCGGCAACGGTGCTGCCCACGCCAACGGCAAGCTCAACGGCAAGCCTGCCAACGCACGCACCACGGTCAGGCAAAGGCGTGGCTTCATGGCCTGGGCCGTCAGTCTCCTCGCGAG GCTCGCGACGTGGTCCGTCATCCTCACCATCCTCTTCCGATGCCCCTCGTCGCTTGAGGCTTGCGACGAGTCCTCGCCCCTCATCTGCAAACATTACTTCCGAGCCAGGAATGCCGTGTCGCCGCACGTTCAGCCCTACTACGACCAGTACGCTGCGCCCtacgtcgacgtcgcccgcccctATTACGACACGGTCAACTCGCGTGTTTTGACTCCGACCCGCGTCTACGCCGTCCAGTACAGCGCCCCCTGGGTCAAAAAGGGACAGGACTTTGCTCGCGCGCAGTGGGAGACTAACGGGCAGCCCCAGGTTGCCCGCATCCAGGAGCTCACACAGGCACGCTATGACCAGTCCATCGCACCGCACCTGAACAAGGCAAGCGAGCTTGTTGGGCCATACTACGACATCGCAAAGACCAATGGGCTGCAGCTATACTTCGACTATCTCGTACCGAGCTACAAATTCGTACACCCATATGCGCTCCAGGGCTATGGCGCCGCGTCCGGCTTCGCCACCGACACGGCGCTTCCTGCCGCCTACTGGGCATGGAACAAGACGAACGTCTTTCTAGACACCTCTGTGTGGCCTCAGCTGCGTGTACTCTACGTCGACAACGTGGAGCCACAGCTGCTGCGCATAGGCGAGCGCCTGGGACGGTACAAGAACCAGACCAAATCAAGGGTGCTCCCAGAAAAGGGTTACAG CGCGCCGCCTGATGCGGTCTCGTCATCCTTCAGCAAGCCGACGCCCCAGAGTTTGACCACGCCTTCGGcagcggccgaggaggccatcgccTCAACGACTACCGAGCTTGAGGAGCCTACTGAGACCCCCAGCAACTACGCGAACCCCGTCGaagccccgccgcccgctgagAACGAGAGCGACAAGCGCCGCAGGGCCCGGGAGATGGTTGCCCAAGATCTCGAGCTGTGGCAGAACAAGttcgccgcgcaggccgaggagggcgccgccgataTGGAGGACCGCGTCGACGAAATCGCTCGCCGGATGGTGGAGGAAAACGTCAAGGGCACCGGCAGCGGACTGGTTAAAGAGCTCGAGGCGACCATCGAATCtgagctcgccgcgctcaagACCAAGATCTCGtccatcgtcgaggaagacTCCGAGACTGCTGATGCCAAGGCCGTTGCTGCGGTCCGAGTCGCTGGCGTCGCCATTAAGAAGGCGGCCCAGATCATCCGCGGCTGGCGCGAGGACTACGATGCTGAATTGCAGGAAACGGTCAttggtgccgccgacgtgcaCTTCCAGATACTCGACGAAACCAGAGGCCTTGCTCTCCAGCAGATTGGTATGAAGTGGGCGTGGACCGACGGCGTGACGTACAAGGACTGGGCCAAGTACCACGAGCTCAAGAACACGCTCACGCAGTGGACCGACGAGCTCAAGCAGCTCATCGTCTCGCACCCGACCCTGCTGGAGGCccaggacgccgcggcccaggtcgaggaggagggcatgaCCATTGCTACCACGGCTGCGAAGGAGCTCGCCAGGCTGAAAGAGGTGGCGCGGTGGAAGATtctggccaaggacgccaCTGAAAACTTCGAGTCCGAGGCCATGCGGCTGGCGGCAGAGGCTGCgcagaagaaggaagaggtGAAGGAGACAGTCGCCGAGCAGCTAGACGAGGCGCAGCAGATTctgggcgatgccgccgaggcaggAAGCCTTTCGGTGGAGGACCTCTCCAGTGCCATTGAGGAGGCCgcaacggccacggccgagcacgtcgccgatgccgcctcAGCAGCTACGTCGGTGGTCGTGAACGAggcgagcgtcgccgccgaggcggtcaAGGAACAGCTTagcgcggccagcagcaTGGCATCGAGCGGTGTCTTTGGCGAGGAGACCGAGGAAACGCCCGTAGCACGAGCGGAGCCAGCCGAGCCTATTGAGGAGCCCATCATCCTTG GCTCCCCGGACGAGGTGGGGGATACAGACTCGACTGagaccacggcggcggtggaggagaaaCCAGCCGACACGATCATCACagaggccgccgactcggatgccgccgccgaggagccgtCCGAATCGAGCACGGAGCCAGAAGATGGACCGACGAAGCCAAGCGAGACACCAAAGGTACACGCGGCCATGtttggcgccgcggcgcagaaAGTCTCTCAGCGCGGCCCGATCCTGGACAACGAGCCCGAAGGCGACCTCATCGGAAGCGCCACGAGTGCCGCGCAGGACGCCTACTCCAACGCCGTGTCCCTGGCCTCAGACAAGTACTCGAGCGCCATGTCCATCGTCTCGGCGCAAGTCTACGGAACGCCCAAGCCGGTTCACGACCAGCTGTTTGcctcggtgtcggcggcgtaCGAGACCGcggtcgctgccgccagcaACAAGCTGAAGGACGCGGTGCAGGCTGCGTCGACTGGTGTCTACGGCAAGCCCAAgccgacggccacgtcgccggTCAACTGGCACAAGGTCGAAGCGATTGCGGCGCAGCGGCTCAACGAGGGACGCATGTGGGCAGAGATCCAGTACCAGAGCGCCTTGCTGGCCATGGGCCTcgcggcgcccacgccgacTTCGGGATCCGAGAAGCTTGTCAATCAGGCCAAGCTGCAGTACTATgccgggctcgggctggCGCAGGATCGATACATGAGCTTCGTCTCGGCTGCTTCGTCGGCGTGGTCTTCGgtcacggcgacgccgacgccgacggatTTCGTTggctccgcctcgtcgattGCTTCGGTCGCGAGCGAgtctgcgtcgtcggtggcgcaTGCCGCCGGagaggccgccgagtcggCCTACTCGGCAGCGACCGAGGGcgtcatgtcggcggccaaggaggtcgaggactCGTTTGCGTCGGTCGTGGACGCGGCTGGCGAGCAAATATACATTGCGGGCTCTGCCATTGCCGAGCGGTGGGACGACATCGTGGCCGAGATTAGCGGCAACGTGTACGGCGAGCCGACCGCCATTGGGTGGTTCGAGGGGCTCATTGAcggggcggcctcggcgaccaagactgtcggcgagggcgtgtcatcggcggcggacgcggctgtgacggcgcgggccaaggccgaggaccAGTACTCTGCGATGGGAGAGATGCTATCGGAGCTGGTGAGCGGTAAGGAGCCGGCGTTTACGGAGAGCGTATGGTCGCGGTTCCAGGCCGTGtactcgacggcgtcggccagcgcgagcagcgtggcgagcgaggcgagcgcgcgggcggcgagcgtgggCTCCAAGGtgggcagcgcggcgagccagGCGACGGAGGCGGTCAAGGAGTCTGTGCAGCACGCCAGGGACGAGCTGTGA